The Tautonia plasticadhaerens nucleotide sequence CGACTTCCAGGCCGGACCTGGTGTCGTAGACCTGCACCACGTTGGCCCGGCCGATGGCGACCTCGCCGCCGTCGGCGGTCAGGTCCACGGCGAGCACCGGGTTGACCCCCGGGGGCAATTCTCCCAGCTCGATGGCGGGGGAGTCGGCCGGCTCCTCGGTCATCTCCGCCGGGTCGTCCTTCGCCCCCTGGTCGATCCAGAGCTTGAGCAGGCCGAGTTCGTCGGGGGTCATCGGCTCCAGGTCGTCCCCGACGGGGGGCATGAACGGCTCGACCCGGTGCGCGGCCATCTTGAACAGCAGGCTCTCGTCCGCCTTGCCGGGCACGATCGCCGGGCCGGAGTCGCCCCCCTCGATCATGAAGGCGATCTCCTCCATGTTCAGCCCGTTCTCGGCCAGCGCGACGTTATGGCAGCCGATGCAGCGGTTGTCGAGGATGTCGATCACTTCATTCCAGAAGCTGACCGGCCCCTCCCGGTCGGGGACGGCCACCTCGATCGGCCCCCCCTGGGCGAGGGCGACGGCGGGGGCCGCCAGGGTCGTCGCCAGCAGCGCGGCGAGGGTCGGACGGTTGAGCATGGGATGATTCCTGTTGGGGCGAGGTTCGATCGGTCGTTCCCGACCCTCGCCCCCGTCCGCGGGGGAGAGGGTGGGCGAAGCCCGGGTGAGGGGGATCGGACGACGCGCACGGCATCGAGTCCGACGCATCGACCCCTCACCCCGGCCCTCTCCCCGCCTGCGGGGGGAGGGGGCATGAATTCAGGACGGTGATATCCGAGCTTATTTCTTCGTGATCGTCAGCCGGATCGGGTTGGACGGCTCGCTGAGCGTCACCTCCCGGGCCTTGCTCGGGTCGTTCGGGTCGGGGATGGAGGCCTTCCCGACGGCCCGGAGCAGCAGGGTGTAGGGGCCGGGCTCGGCGTCGTCGGGCACGGTGATCGTGATCGGGGCGGAGTCCTTGCCCTGCTCGACCTTGGCCTCGGTGGCGGTCACCCGGTCGGGCAGGGCGTCGGCGGTGACCTGGAACTCGGCCTCGACCCCCTCGGCCCGGGAGACGGTGGCGGTCAGCTCGGCCGAGCCGCCCTGGGGCACGGTCAGCTCCCCCGGGGCGGCCGAGAGCCGGGCCGGGGCGCCGGGGAGGACGGCCACCGCCAGGCCCCGGGTCACCCGGGCCACCGGGGTCGGGTCGCGGCCCCCGGCGGGGGGGAGGGTGATCGACCCGGCCAAGGCGACCCGACCCGGCCCTCCCGTCGGCGCGCCGTCGGCGCCGATCGGGATCCCGACGAGCCGGGCCGTGCCGAGCTTGGTCGGCGCCCCCTCGGAGGCGCTGAAGACGATCGGCGCCTGGGCCTGGTTCGCGCCGATCACCACCGGCTCAGCCGACACACCCGCAGGCAGGCCCTCGGCCTCCACCCGGATCGGCCCGGCCAGGCCGTCCCGGCGATGGACCAGGACCTGGGCATTCGTCCGCCCCCCGGCCCGCACCGAGACGGCGGCGGGGCCCCCGGCGTCGCCGGGGGCGGCGAACAGGAGGAAGTCGGGCCGCTCGGGGCGGATCACCAGGCGGTAGACGGCCCCCGGGGCCGGCTCGGCCGCGTTGTACAGGTCCCCCACGGTGATTCGGTAGGTGGCGTCCTCGGGCGCCTGGAACTTCAGGGCCGGGTCGACGGTCGCCCGGGGGAACCGGGGGGCCGTGCCGGGGTCGCCCTGGTCGTCGGCCTCGGCCACGTCCCGGGCGACGCCGCCGTCCTCGCCGAGCTGCTGCACGAGCAGGGTCGTGTCGACCGGCGAGCCGATCCGCTCGGCGAAGACCTCGATCATCCAGGTTTCCCCCTTGGCGGCCCGGAATTCGTAGAGATCCACGTCCCCGACCCGCCGGAAGTCGGCCGACACGTCGCAGGGCGGGGAGAGCGGCATGGCGGCCTCGTCCGCCCCCTCGCCCGAGGGCTCCTCCTCGACGACGACCGGCGCCAAGGCCTCGGCGATGAAGACCGGGTCGGCGGCCCCTCCCCCGGCCTCGTGGACGTGCCAGAACCCCCGGACGCCCGCCCCCGGGCTGCCGGAGTAGCCCGCCCCGGGGCGGTCGGGGTCGATCGCCAGGTCGGCCGGCACCGGGATCGAGACCTCCAGGCGCTCCAGCGGCCGGCCGCCGGGCAGGATGTCGCCGGTCGAGGTCGCCCCCTCGCCGAGGTCGCGGCCGAGCAGGGTGAAGGCCGTCATCGAGCCCGGCTCGGCGGCCCGGGGGACGACCGCGTCGACGACCGGCCCGTCGAGCAGGCCGAGCCGGTAGACGTGCGCCGGGGAGCCCGAGTAGACCACGTCCCGGACCTCGACCCGGTACGTCCCGTCGGCCGGCAGGACGCAGTCGAGCCTCGGGTCCCGTCCCACGTCGTCGTGCCCGTAGGCCAGCTCCCGGCCCTCGGCGTCGAAGAGGCGGATCTCGGCGTCGAGCGGGGCGTCGAGCCGGGAGGCGAGCAGGGTGACGAGCACCCGCCGATCGGCCTTGCCCTCGAAGGAGAACCAGTCGACATCGGTCGCGCCGTCGATCCGGCCGTTGACCGTCCGGCCGACCTCGACCGGCCCCGCCTCGTCCGGCCCATTGTTCGGCTCCCGCTCGGCCTCCTCGGGCCGGAGCCCGACGGCGAAGGCCCTGGGGTTGCTCACGCCGAGCGGGCCGACCGCCCGGACGTCATGGAGCCCCGGGGGCACGTCCGGGGCGATCGACACCCGGAACCTCGGCGGCGTCGCGTCCCCCCCCGCCCGAGCGGCCCGGATCCCCGGGTGGTCGAACCAGAGCCCTTCGACCGACTCCAGCTCGCCCCCGACGAGCTGCACCTCGGCTTCCTGCCCGAGCTGCCCCCCGGCCGGGAAGACGGCGTCGAGCCGATGCTGGGGCACCTGGGCCCGGGCGGGGGCCGCGATCAGCAGCAGCAGCGCCAGCAGGGCCGTCGGGGCGAGTCTAGGGGGTCGGAGGCGGGCCCGGCGCTCGGGCCCGAGCGGGAGGGGGCGGCTCATCGGGGCGGCTCCGGAGGGTGGTCGGGCGGGGCGGGATGGTGTCGGCGGGCGACCTCGGTCGGGGTTCATCATAAATCCAACATCGGGCCGAGGGGAGTCCAAGCCGGGCCCGATCGACGCAAAGGCCGGTTCACGCCGGGTCTCCGGCGTGCAAGAATTGGGGACACGTCGCCGGGCCGTCGGGGGATGGCCCGGCCCCGATCCCCCCGACCGAGTGTCGGCCCCCCCCGCCCGGAGGTCGCCGTGACCAGGCGAACGGCCAGCATCAAGGCGTCGAACGCCGGATCGAAGCCGAAGTCGAGCCCGAAGCCGAAATCGAAGCCGAAGCCCAAGGAACCGGCCGCCTCCTGGGTCGACCTGACCTGGGACCACCTCGACCGCTGGGCCGGCTCCCGGTCGGTCGAACGGGGGCGGTCCTACGAGCGGGGGGGCCGGGTGTCGGGCCTGTCGATCACCGCCGACGGGAGCCTGCTGGCCTGGGTGGACGGCACGTATCGCTATGCCACCACGGTGTCCCTCGCGGGGACCGGGGCGAAGCCCCTGCTGGAGTCGTCCTGCACCTGCCCGGTCGGCTTCGCTTGCAAGCACGCCGTGGCGGTCGTCGCCTCCTACCTCGACGCCGTCGCCTCCGGGGAGGACGTGCCGGTCGCCGACGAGGACGACGATCGCTGGGCCGAGCTGGAATCCGGCGGCTATACGGGGGACGAGTGGGACGCCTACGGCGCCGACGACGACCCCTGGGAGGAGGACGACCCGGACGACGAGCCCGCCCCCCCCCGACGCCGGGGCCGCAAGGCGCGCGGGGTCGGGGCGAAGGGCAAGGGCGAGGGCGGGTCGGCCTGGGACGCGAAGATCGAGCGGCACATCCGGTCGAAGTCCGAGGAGGAGCTGGCCGACCTCGTCCTGGCGCTGACGAAACGGTTCCCGGAGCTATATCGGGAGCTCAAGGATCGGGTCGCGCTGCAGGACGGGGACGCCGACCTGCTCGTCGCCGAGACCCGGAGGGAGATCCGCCGGGTCACCGCCCAGGAGGCCTGGGTCAACGCCTGGACCGGGGAGGGCAGCCTGCCCGACTACGAGCCGATCCGCCGCCGCCTCGCCCGGCTGCTGGAGCTGGGCTGCGCCGACGAGGTCGTCTCCCTCGGCCGGCTGCTCCTCGCCGAGGGCCTCCGGCAGGTCGGCGAGTCGCACGACGAGGGGGAGACCTCGCTCGCCCTCTCGAAGTGTTTCCCCGTCGTCTTCCGGGCGGTGACGCGGTCGAGCCTGTCCGGCCCCGATCGCCTGCTCATGGCCATCGACGCCGTCCTGGAGGACGACTA carries:
- a CDS encoding PPC domain-containing protein, with amino-acid sequence MSRPLPLGPERRARLRPPRLAPTALLALLLLIAAPARAQVPQHRLDAVFPAGGQLGQEAEVQLVGGELESVEGLWFDHPGIRAARAGGDATPPRFRVSIAPDVPPGLHDVRAVGPLGVSNPRAFAVGLRPEEAEREPNNGPDEAGPVEVGRTVNGRIDGATDVDWFSFEGKADRRVLVTLLASRLDAPLDAEIRLFDAEGRELAYGHDDVGRDPRLDCVLPADGTYRVEVRDVVYSGSPAHVYRLGLLDGPVVDAVVPRAAEPGSMTAFTLLGRDLGEGATSTGDILPGGRPLERLEVSIPVPADLAIDPDRPGAGYSGSPGAGVRGFWHVHEAGGGAADPVFIAEALAPVVVEEEPSGEGADEAAMPLSPPCDVSADFRRVGDVDLYEFRAAKGETWMIEVFAERIGSPVDTTLLVQQLGEDGGVARDVAEADDQGDPGTAPRFPRATVDPALKFQAPEDATYRITVGDLYNAAEPAPGAVYRLVIRPERPDFLLFAAPGDAGGPAAVSVRAGGRTNAQVLVHRRDGLAGPIRVEAEGLPAGVSAEPVVIGANQAQAPIVFSASEGAPTKLGTARLVGIPIGADGAPTGGPGRVALAGSITLPPAGGRDPTPVARVTRGLAVAVLPGAPARLSAAPGELTVPQGGSAELTATVSRAEGVEAEFQVTADALPDRVTATEAKVEQGKDSAPITITVPDDAEPGPYTLLLRAVGKASIPDPNDPSKAREVTLSEPSNPIRLTITKK